A single region of the Pseudorhodoplanes sp. genome encodes:
- a CDS encoding DegQ family serine endoprotease, translating into MAIAPAALAQDRRLPQSAAEVKLSFAPVVRRVSPAVVNVYAARVVENRNPLLDDPIFRRFFGQGIPREQVQRSLGSGVIVDVAGYIVTNNHVIEGATEIKVSLADKREFEADIVLKDSRTDLAVLKIKEARERFPALEFGNSDDLQVGDLVLAVGNPFGVGQTVTHGIVSALARTQVGITDYQFFIQTDAAINPGNSGGALVDLSGRLVGINTAIFSRSGGSQGIGFAIPANMVKVVATSARTGSGAVKRPWLGARLQMVTPEIAESLGLKRPTGALVAGLIANSPAARGGLRTGDLIVSIDGQAVEDQNAFDYRFGTKPLGGHAQIGIIRGGRESTVTVGLEAAPDFPREEIVIRSRSPFAGAKIGNLSPALADELRIDPSVEGVAILDVANGSPAQRLGFKRGDVIEAVNEQPMTRTRDLDRAMREQHRLWRITVLRNGQRITAQFGG; encoded by the coding sequence ATGGCGATTGCGCCAGCCGCTCTGGCGCAGGACCGTCGTTTGCCGCAATCAGCGGCGGAGGTGAAACTGTCCTTCGCCCCGGTGGTGAGGCGCGTCTCACCGGCAGTGGTCAATGTCTACGCCGCACGCGTGGTGGAAAACCGCAATCCGCTGCTGGACGATCCCATCTTCCGGCGTTTCTTCGGCCAGGGCATCCCGCGCGAGCAGGTGCAGCGCTCGCTCGGCTCCGGCGTGATCGTGGATGTCGCCGGCTATATCGTAACCAACAACCACGTCATCGAGGGCGCGACCGAAATCAAGGTGTCGCTGGCGGACAAGCGGGAATTCGAGGCCGATATCGTGCTGAAGGATTCGCGCACCGATCTTGCCGTGTTGAAGATCAAGGAGGCGCGCGAGCGTTTTCCGGCGCTCGAATTCGGCAATTCCGACGATCTGCAGGTCGGCGACCTGGTGTTGGCCGTCGGCAATCCCTTCGGTGTCGGCCAGACGGTGACGCACGGCATCGTCTCGGCGCTGGCGCGCACGCAGGTCGGCATCACCGACTATCAGTTCTTTATCCAGACCGACGCCGCCATCAATCCCGGCAATTCCGGCGGCGCGCTGGTCGATCTGTCCGGCCGGCTGGTCGGCATCAACACCGCCATCTTTTCCCGCTCCGGCGGGTCGCAGGGCATCGGCTTCGCCATCCCGGCCAATATGGTGAAAGTGGTCGCGACGTCCGCCAGGACTGGGTCGGGAGCGGTGAAACGTCCCTGGCTTGGCGCGCGTTTGCAGATGGTGACACCCGAGATCGCCGAAAGCCTGGGTCTGAAGCGTCCCACCGGCGCGCTCGTGGCCGGTCTGATTGCGAACAGTCCGGCCGCACGTGGTGGTCTGCGCACCGGGGACCTGATCGTGTCGATCGACGGGCAGGCCGTGGAAGATCAGAACGCCTTTGACTACCGCTTCGGCACCAAGCCGCTGGGCGGCCATGCCCAGATCGGCATCATCCGGGGCGGCCGCGAGAGCACGGTGACGGTCGGGCTGGAGGCGGCGCCTGATTTCCCGCGCGAGGAAATTGTCATCAGGTCGCGTTCACCCTTTGCCGGTGCCAAGATTGGCAATCTGTCGCCGGCGCTGGCAGACGAATTGCGCATCGATCCATCGGTTGAAGGCGTCGCTATTCTCGATGTCGCCAACGGCTCGCCGGCCCAGCGGCTCGGCTTCAAGCGCGGCGACGTGATCGAGGCCGTGAACGAACAACCGATGACGCGCACGCGCGATCTCGACCGGGCGATGCGCGAACAGCACCGGCTCTGGCGGATCACGGTGCTGCGCAACGGCCAGAGGATCACGGCACAGTTCGGCGGATGA
- a CDS encoding RluA family pseudouridine synthase, giving the protein MSERHRQGKQGGRGKASPQGRRNRQKSRHEAQSKRSSKARDHGEAGSHGRPSGKPSRGPAAKPASQPFSQSRKRPDRQAPERGFSPESGGSRRPDAAPAATGVQTVTVTADEGGMRIDRFLEAKFPGLSFSHIQRIIRKGELRVNGKRREPKDRLEAGQAVRIPPLRLEAPPPRPGSPKDEETKAFLKSITLYEDDDVMVLNKPMGLAVQGGSGTTRHIDGMLAVLTARDGQRPRLVHRLDKDTSGCLLVAKNRFSAAALAKTFRSRSARKIYWALVPSVPKPKQGRISTYLAKEEREDDSIMRVAKHGEEGASHAVTYYAVVETAANKLAWLSLKPVTGRTHQLRVQLAHIEHPIVGDPKYFNIENWELPGGVQNRLHLLARRIAVPHPRGGKIDVTAPLPPHMQQSWNLLGFDAKRYDPIEESPEE; this is encoded by the coding sequence ATGAGCGAGCGGCACAGACAAGGCAAACAGGGCGGCCGAGGCAAAGCCAGCCCCCAGGGCCGCAGGAACCGTCAGAAGTCGCGCCATGAGGCGCAATCCAAGCGATCCTCGAAGGCTCGGGACCACGGCGAGGCGGGATCGCATGGTCGTCCGTCCGGCAAGCCGTCGCGCGGCCCCGCGGCTAAGCCCGCATCCCAACCCTTTTCCCAGAGCCGGAAACGGCCGGATCGCCAGGCGCCGGAGCGTGGCTTCAGCCCCGAGAGCGGAGGCAGCAGACGGCCGGACGCCGCTCCCGCGGCGACTGGTGTGCAGACTGTCACCGTGACGGCCGACGAAGGCGGCATGCGCATTGACCGCTTTCTGGAAGCGAAATTCCCCGGTCTGTCCTTCAGTCACATCCAGCGCATCATCCGCAAGGGCGAGTTGCGGGTGAATGGCAAGCGCCGCGAGCCGAAGGATCGGCTGGAAGCGGGACAGGCGGTGCGCATTCCGCCGCTTCGGCTGGAGGCGCCGCCGCCACGTCCCGGTTCGCCCAAAGACGAGGAGACGAAGGCGTTCCTGAAATCCATCACCCTCTATGAAGACGATGACGTGATGGTGCTGAACAAGCCGATGGGGCTTGCGGTGCAGGGCGGTTCCGGAACCACGCGCCATATCGACGGCATGCTGGCGGTGCTGACCGCGCGCGACGGCCAGCGTCCGCGTCTGGTGCACCGCCTCGACAAGGACACCTCCGGCTGCCTCTTGGTGGCGAAGAACCGTTTTTCGGCGGCGGCGCTGGCTAAGACATTCCGTTCGCGCTCGGCGCGCAAGATCTACTGGGCTCTGGTGCCGAGCGTGCCGAAACCGAAACAAGGGCGCATCTCCACCTATCTCGCCAAGGAGGAACGCGAGGACGATTCCATCATGCGGGTGGCCAAACACGGTGAAGAAGGCGCGAGCCACGCCGTCACCTATTATGCAGTGGTGGAGACAGCGGCCAACAAACTCGCCTGGCTGTCGCTGAAGCCGGTCACCGGCCGCACGCACCAATTGCGCGTGCAACTGGCGCATATCGAGCATCCCATCGTGGGTGACCCGAAATACTTCAATATCGAGAACTGGGAATTGCCCGGCGGTGTTCAGAACCGGCTCCACCTGCTGGCGCGGCGGATCGCGGTTCCGCATCCGCGCGGCGGCAAGATCGATGTCACCGCACCGCTGCCGCCGCACATGCAGCAGAGCTGGAACCTGCTTGGCTTCGACGCCAAACGCTACGATCCGATTGAGGAATCGCCGGAAGAGTAG
- a CDS encoding diguanylate cyclase, which translates to MGDPSPTGQVTIPAPQDVAPVKVTHWSACLVDDQCERDYRLSRFADDRRRLQFVLFFVGLATILNLAGDVYAVRSGIDLGWGLVPQISMAIVIIIALPVAFHVKSWRSLERLAIAFAVTGGASSLALLNLHPQLGATWPTLMIGILIIIYFCLPLRLTTMVVLATGYTLIAPLTWTISVAPVPPPDDIYRTVLRLMLANVLGFSVANTLQRSQRIQFAQNRLLQHLLSTDSLTGIFNRRRFDEALRDEWRRCARARVPLSLLMIDVDYFKAYNDRFGHLQGDDCLRRIAVLLTQVARRGGDLVARYGGEEFVCLLPNTGPQGAVSVAERLQAIINHARIPHPASPVGPCLTISIGVASAYPPAESPEALVDLADRLLYAAKKRGRKGIMSGQLGASAHVSPTSVGDVQDGADQTRVA; encoded by the coding sequence ATGGGCGATCCTTCTCCGACAGGGCAGGTGACAATCCCGGCGCCGCAAGACGTGGCTCCGGTAAAGGTGACGCACTGGTCTGCGTGCCTTGTCGACGATCAGTGCGAGCGCGATTACCGACTCAGCCGTTTTGCCGACGACCGGCGCAGACTGCAATTCGTCCTGTTCTTTGTCGGCTTGGCGACCATCCTGAATCTTGCGGGCGATGTCTACGCCGTCCGCTCCGGCATTGATCTGGGGTGGGGACTGGTCCCGCAGATTTCCATGGCGATCGTGATCATAATTGCCCTGCCGGTCGCCTTTCATGTGAAGTCGTGGCGATCCCTGGAACGGCTCGCTATCGCCTTCGCGGTGACGGGCGGCGCGTCGTCGCTCGCTTTGCTCAACCTGCATCCACAGCTTGGCGCAACCTGGCCGACCCTGATGATCGGCATTCTGATCATCATCTATTTCTGTCTGCCGCTTCGTTTGACTACCATGGTGGTGCTGGCGACAGGTTACACCCTGATTGCGCCGCTGACCTGGACCATATCGGTGGCGCCAGTTCCGCCGCCGGATGACATTTACCGCACCGTCCTCCGCCTGATGCTGGCGAATGTGCTGGGATTTTCGGTCGCCAACACGCTGCAGCGCAGCCAGCGCATCCAGTTCGCGCAGAACCGGCTGCTGCAGCACTTGCTGTCCACGGATTCGCTGACCGGCATCTTCAACCGGCGGCGTTTTGATGAGGCGCTGCGCGACGAATGGCGGCGCTGCGCCCGCGCCCGCGTTCCGTTGTCGCTCCTGATGATCGATGTCGACTATTTCAAGGCCTACAACGATCGTTTCGGCCACTTGCAGGGCGACGATTGTCTGCGGCGGATCGCCGTTCTGTTGACGCAGGTCGCCCGCCGGGGCGGGGATCTGGTGGCGCGCTATGGCGGCGAGGAATTTGTCTGCCTTTTGCCCAATACCGGTCCACAAGGCGCGGTTTCGGTCGCCGAGCGTTTGCAGGCGATCATCAATCACGCTCGCATTCCGCATCCGGCATCGCCCGTCGGCCCCTGTCTGACCATCAGTATCGGCGTGGCATCGGCGTATCCGCCGGCTGAATCTCCGGAAGCCTTGGTGGACCTGGCCGACCGGCTGCTCTATGCGGCCAAGAAGCGGGGCCGCAAAGGCATTATGAGTGGGCAACTTGGCGCTTCGGCACATGTGTCGCCGACATCGGTTGGCGACGTGCAGGACGGAGCGGACCAAACACGCGTCGCGTGA
- a CDS encoding replication-associated recombination protein A gives MTRRPTSGANLFTAAGLEADTPRPLADRLRPQKLSQVVGQDQLLGPDGALTRMLATRSLGSMIFWGPPGTGKTTVARLLAQETDLHFEQISAIFSGVADLKKVFDQARARRESGQGTLLFVDEIHRFNRAQQDSFLPVMEDGTIVLVGATTENPSFELNAPLLSRARVLVFKSLDEAAIEKLLQRAEQVEGRKLPLDDEARAALVRMADGDGRASLTLVEEIWRAARKGEVFDTAGLQGVVQRRPPIYDKSQDGHYNLISALHKSVRGSDPDAALYYLARMFDAGEDPLYIARRVVRMAVEDIGLADPQALVICNAAKDAYDFLGSPEGELAIAQAVIYVATAPKSNAAYTAYGAARRLAKEGGSLLPPKHILNAPTRLMKDEGYGRGYAYDHDTEEAFSGQDYFPEKLGRQTFYDPPERGFEREIRKRLEYWAKLRKDRTGQ, from the coding sequence ATGACACGGCGCCCGACCAGCGGAGCCAATCTGTTCACAGCCGCCGGGCTGGAGGCGGACACGCCGCGTCCGCTCGCCGACCGACTGCGTCCACAGAAACTGTCGCAGGTGGTCGGACAGGACCAGTTGCTCGGTCCCGATGGCGCGCTGACGCGCATGCTGGCAACACGCTCACTCGGTTCCATGATCTTCTGGGGACCGCCCGGCACCGGCAAGACCACGGTGGCGCGGCTGCTGGCGCAGGAGACCGATCTGCATTTCGAGCAGATTTCCGCCATCTTCTCAGGCGTCGCCGATCTCAAGAAAGTGTTCGATCAGGCCCGCGCGCGCCGCGAAAGCGGGCAGGGCACGCTGCTCTTCGTCGACGAGATCCACCGCTTCAATCGTGCACAGCAGGATTCCTTTCTGCCGGTGATGGAAGACGGCACCATCGTGCTGGTCGGCGCCACAACCGAAAATCCCTCCTTCGAGTTGAACGCACCTCTGCTGTCGCGCGCGCGGGTTCTGGTGTTCAAGTCGCTCGACGAGGCGGCAATCGAAAAATTGTTGCAGCGAGCGGAGCAGGTTGAAGGCCGCAAGCTGCCGCTCGACGACGAAGCGCGTGCCGCGCTTGTTCGCATGGCCGACGGCGACGGCCGCGCGTCGCTGACGCTGGTGGAGGAAATCTGGCGTGCCGCACGCAAGGGCGAGGTCTTTGATACCGCCGGCCTGCAGGGCGTGGTGCAGCGCCGTCCCCCGATCTACGACAAGTCGCAGGACGGTCATTACAACCTCATCTCCGCCTTGCACAAATCGGTGCGCGGCTCCGATCCCGACGCTGCGCTCTATTATCTCGCGCGCATGTTCGACGCCGGCGAAGACCCGCTCTATATCGCGCGGCGTGTGGTGCGCATGGCGGTAGAGGACATCGGTCTCGCTGATCCACAGGCGCTGGTGATCTGCAACGCGGCGAAGGACGCCTACGATTTTCTTGGGAGCCCGGAAGGCGAGCTCGCCATCGCGCAGGCGGTGATCTACGTCGCCACCGCGCCGAAATCGAATGCGGCCTATACGGCTTACGGCGCCGCCCGCCGCCTGGCGAAGGAGGGCGGCTCGCTGCTCCCGCCCAAACACATCCTCAATGCGCCGACGCGGCTGATGAAGGACGAGGGCTATGGCCGGGGCTATGCCTACGACCACGACACCGAAGAGGCGTTTTCCGGCCAGGATTATTTCCCGGAAAAGCTCGGCCGCCAGACTTTTTACGATCCGCCCGAGCGCGGCTTCGAGCGCGAGATCAGGAAGCGGCTTGAATATTGGGCAAAGCTGCGGAAAGACAGAACCGGGCAATAA